Below is a window of Schistocerca cancellata isolate TAMUIC-IGC-003103 chromosome 4, iqSchCanc2.1, whole genome shotgun sequence DNA.
GACTTGAAGCACAAGAATCTCACAGAGTATGCAGTTTAGTTAGTAACAATTATAAGCCTGATCTGTGCAATACCAAGAAAATGTATACACGTATGTATGCAAGTAgcaatggaaaaaatattttttgagtgATGAGTGAAAACTATCTCCAGAAAGTTAAAACTACAATTAAGCCAAATGCTTATTGTCATGGCGTGGCAGCAAGAAACTCTTGAGTTGAACAATCTGGGATCCTGATGTCTAACAGTGTTCTTGGCAGGCCCAAATGATGTGGGTACaaataaaatgagaaatatgcagcaCTCTCGTAGTGAAACATTGCTTTATTTAATAAACACTAATGTTAAAGTTTACTCAGAGCTTCACTGGCATGATCTACCTAGgtgatcctgtgtgtgtgtgtgtgtgtgtgtgtgtgtgtgtgtgtgtgtgtgtgtgtgtgtgtgtgtgtggaaataagtaaagcaaatgaagccatgTTTAATATTTGTAAGAAACATACAAATGTATTATTTGTGGACATGAGTAGTTAGGAAGTAGATTCTATACAACACATGGACTTTTTATGGACAGACATGGCAAAAAAGTATGTAAGTGAAAGAACTCTGGAATTTTCTAAAGAAAACAAAGTAGCATTAGATTTTCGCACTAATCTGAGTATGAGTAGTTCTACATCACTTCCATATGGTGAAATGAAAGCaggtttaaagtaccagggaaacaTGAGTTGCTGACCAAGCCTAGTCTATGTAAGGCTTGGTCACTGTCTAATGACCATGACCAGAACTATACTAAAAAACAAGACTTCTTGGGCTAACTGTTAGGACTGACTATGTCCATAAAAATATGACCCTAATCCACTCATACATACATTCACTTAGAAAAAGACTCCCTGAGTTGGAGATATTCTTAAAAAATTATGTTGTGAACTACTGAGTCTGAATGAACACCGGTTTAAGAAAGAGGACTGTAACTTATATATTTCAGCTGGCTACACGAGCCTAACTGGTTGGTATAGATCACAGAAGCTGAAGGGTGGCTGTGTAGCACTATTAGTTCAAGAACAAGTGTCCCTGAAAGTCAAAGTAACAGACAGTAAATTTTACTGCAGAAGGAAAATTGGTGGAAGCAGCAGCCACCCGGTTCCCTGACTACAGAGTGACTATAATGTCTGTATACTGTCAGCCAAACACAGACTTTAAATCTTATGGAGTGAATGGAAAATATATTACTTTCGTAATTTAAATGTAAGCTATATAGAACTGAATTGGCGATATTAACTACATGTAATAGTGAAAAATCCTAGGACTAGACACTCAAAGCTCACAAGACTGGCCAGTTTGTTTTGGGGATGTGAAGCACAATGCCAAAATACCACAGTATAACTGATAAAAAATATGAAGACTTCTTAGAGCTGCTGTACAACTTTTGCTTATGAAACAACTTCAGCACATTAACATGGCGAGTcatccccccagggggctcaccactcttcggcgagttcgtgcttggctaccacagggccccagcctttgcagcatcttttcctttccatactgaatgtctgtcctcttgctattctttttcccttcccttggggaatatgtctgggatgtttttgggaatgtgttctgcattttcagtagcctgaTATCAGAACAGTCCCTCCACTGTTTTTTGCTCTTTTTTCCTTGTTCGTTCCCCTTCTGGTATCCTTCCTCCACTTCGGCATTTGAGGTTCCACTTTTtcgtcttcctccctgtgtgcttctGAAGGGCAGCCCACGcatctgacatgtaacaggtgagtgggtaacatgtaattcccagccccTCTGAGGGGGTCCTCAGTTAGAAAGAGCGCactatcggagatgctggcaattgtGGGGGATATTCTTGCAATGAGCCAAACATCTCCTCCTCAGTCTACATCTactaaatgtaaatggaatgaggctaatgattcaaagaccctccctgCTGCGTCTCGGTTCCTCGTCATTTCGCACACTGAAGACAGTCTGTCTTTTCCTatgactgtggccgtgtttttcaattTAGAGAAAGCCTACGATCCATGCAAGAGTACTGGTATCCTCCACACTCTCTACAAATTGGACCTCTGAGGCTGCACATCCCATTTCCTTCTGGAACTTTTGAAAGTCTGAGTATTCAGGGTACATGTGAATTCTGCCGTGTCAGGCACCTTTGTCCAGGGAAACAGTGTGCCCCAGGGTTCCATCCTGAATGTTGTCGTCTTTTCTGTCGTCATTAACCCTATTGTGGTCTGTCTTCCACCGGGCATCTTCGGCTCCCTTTTCACTGAcaattttgccatctgttgcagttctctgTTGACTTGTCTCGTTGAGCAGCGTCTGCAGTGTTGTCTCAATCCTCAGCAGatacgcatgccgtttgtctgtcgtgcatggcaacccatcctgtgccacctcctttgttgactgcTGTGATCACAAGTATGCGGCATGTCCTTCTTCTTTGTTACCTCCTGAAGTTCGATTTCGgctattgctccagcagcttaacctTACGCTACATgccactttcccagtgggtgtgaaccctccaTCATCTTGGCTTCGTGCAGCAGCCCGTGCTCACATTGACTTCATTTGCtgcctaaggacactactccagactcACTCTATTGTTGTAAGAGTCTCAACCTTGGCacagaacttcgcgatagtacctttgtgtacactgatggctctcggactgaccatggtgtcaggtgtgccttcgtcattggcaccggtGATTTTTCAGTATCGGCTTCCACACCACTGCTTATTATTTACAgtggagctctttgccctgtatcagaccACGCGGTACATCTGGCAACATGGGCTTTGCAATTGTGTCATTTGCTGCGACTCTCTCAATGCCCTTCAGAATCTGTTTTGTGCTGTACATTGTCCACCACGTAATAAAATGAGTCCAAGAAAGctttcactcttgatggagccactgtgatgtttatgtgggtccctggtcacatcGGTCTGATGTGCGGTGAGGCCGCTGAcaatgctgccaaggctgcagtcctcataccttggcccgctagttcttccattccttccgaaGATCTCTGTTGCCCTCTGTCAGCAGGTAGTGTTGCTTTGGTTCACCATTGGTCTTTCCTCCATGGGAGCAAGCTCTGGGAAATTAACCTCTCCCATTGGCTTGGCCGACCTCCTCTTGTCccgagatcattttaactaggttgtgtattgggcactgtctttttagccattgccataTGTTAAGTggtgaacgccccccccccccacccacccaccccgccCCCCTTTGTACTCATTGTCCTCAACCTTTgacagttcgccatttcctgatggaatgccctatTTTTATCCACCTACATTCTAatttatgtttgccatctgagttactgGCCATTTTAGTGAACAGCGCACGGCCTGCTGACactgttttactttttatacatCTTTTTAATATGGCGAAGAACATTTAGTCCTTAGTTCAGGACCTCCAGTGTCTGTATGGCATATTTTAGGGCCCTTTCTCAAATATAAAGTCctagtttttagctgtctttccttccgtcgattgggcttaccatgtagtcacttttaactcctttttcatctTCATGTTATGCGGTTCTGTCATGGTCgtgtatgaccttagttgttttagTGCCCTAAAACAGAACAAGACAAACAGTGAGTCATATATCAATCTATTTGTTAGGTTATATACCCTACAGTTGTTGTTGTCCACACTTCCCATTTTGATATCTCCTGTTAACTTTGTTGTCTCATATGGTGAAACACACCCTACAAGGCAGCGTTTCTGAACCATTTATGAAAGATTTAGTACTAGAAACAGAATGAAATTAGAGAGACCTCCAAAACCAGTATGACTGCGCCACTAATTACACAACAAAAGACTGGAGAGACTTGCATACATATGAcagaagtaaggtatatcttggtccaaaaataccTCACTTGTTCTTTTTACAGTGTGATTCCATTTGTTGAGTTGGAGGGAGCTTACATCCATTATGTGGCTGTCACCTGTATGGATGCTGTTCCTGACATGGATgtagtgcaggttgcataaaacatcagtaggggcaactgaatcaccccgTATATGTAAACATGAGACTCACTAGAAGATATTTATGTCATTGCTATCTGACCATGATTATCTACTCCTAAAGCTGTTTAAAGCTGGAAATATTCACAGACAAGTAGCTGAATCCAGAGCAATGAGACTACTGTGTGATATACACATAACAAATCTTAGAAATGGTCTGTGGGGTACCAactggagctccattctcaacaggTATCATTCTCTTTTGAAGCATAGGAAAATTTCGTACAGATTATTGTAGGCTTCTTCTGTAAATGCTGTCATACTTCAAATATTAAAACAACATGTTAAAAGAAATATACGAGAGGACAAATAACTAATTGGTACACTCATTTGCATAAACCAAAATACTGCTGAAGTCGTACTAGTACATGTATTGTAGCAATAGTACATACAGGCTTGTCTGTGAAACTGAAgctatattacagaaagggaagaagtaaaaataaaaaacagtacaATGATAACTACAGAGATCATTCAAGCAAAAACTGTCAAGTCAGCATGAAAGATGATAAAAGCAGAATCTGGGATCTCTGCAGAAAAAACTACCTATTTCTGTTAGCCCAGATCAACTTAACATCAGCTTTTGTCAGTTCGTGGAAAGACACTGTACATAATGATGAGCCATTACCCAGTAATGACAATGAACCTGAGTCAGTCTTAGTTACCTCACTGGGTGCAGAATCTTAAGCCAACTACCACATTAATAGTGGGTTTTAATGTAAATCTGTCTCCCTTCTGGATATAGTAGATGTTGTAGCAAAACTCAgtaactgaaaaattgaaaactggACCTCTCCAACTTCATTACATAGTTGTTTGAGGAAAGTGCCTTTCCTGACTTTAAAGTTAACTATAATTATACCTGTGCATAAAAAGAGAGGTAGGGAATCACCAGAAAATTATAGACCCATTGCCATGGTTCCAATATTATCTAAAGTTATTGAAGTGATCATGAAAAAGTAGCTAAATGAATTCTTTAGGAACAATAGCCTCTTAAATCAGGCCCACTATAAATTTTATGAAGGACATGCCACAGTTAAAGCAGTGCAAGATATTGTTTTATATGCCTTAAAGGGATTTGAACATAAGCTGTGTAAATGTGCCACGTTGGTTGATCTAACAAAGTCCTTCAACCTAATATTCCATAATATTCTTGTAAATAAACTTAAACAGTATGGGATAAGTTTTAGGAAATTAGCAAATCATACATCTCCAGTAGGAAGCAAGTGTTCCTTACAGATTCAAATAAGAAGTTCGTCTTTATTAACGCCATTAGAGGAGTGCCTCAGAGATAGGTGCTtggacagtctctctctctctctctctctctctctctctctctctctctctctctctctctgaaataaCAGTGTGGTAGGAGGCAGTTAAATGTTAATAAGTTCAGAAAGATTATAGAATCCTGGCTGAAAAGACGTAAAGAGAAGCTTTCTACCCTGTTGATGAATTCATAAATAGTGATTTAATTGATGTGGCTATGTAATTATAAACAAGTTTTTGCTGTTATTATCTATTAATATAACTATAAACATACAGCTTCCATTCTTACTATTTTAAAGAGTGTGTGTAGAACAACTTTGTGTAGGGAGTGGAACTAAATTTAACATAGCTTAATTATAAAGTTGCATACTGTACAATACAATCTGTATTTGAAAATGCGTAATATCTATATTCACGATGACAGGTATCATCCCTTTTCTGCCTGCTTCTGCTATTATGTATGTTAATGACGCCAATATGTTACTTTTGATCATTGGCCTTCAAACACTTCCAGAGCTAATGTGTCTGAGTCTTCACTTCTCCACAGTCCTGGCGATCTCTTTTGTAGTTTtgattttttctctttttcatattcCCGTTCCTTTTCCTTCTTAACTGCCTTTATGTGACTCAGATTCTCCAGTTCCTCATCCTCTTCCCTTACTTGTATTGACTGCTCAATACCTGCATGTGCTAACTGATCGAAAGTACCCACATAATCACTCTGTCCTCTATTTTTATCCTCACctagtttttcttttaaaaaacttgtattgaattattatttttttgatattttgatctcaaaaaaattagattttttactctctctcatgCTTCAAATCCCTACCCTGCATTTTTAGGTCGTGAATCCTTCACTGTGTAGTCACCATGTCATGTCACAGCCTTCATTTGCAACACTTTTACTGGCCTTGTTGGGTAATCTACCTTGTAAAGGTAAATCTGCCTCCACTGTTGCTACTTATGATATTCTCATTCATTTACTTCTGATTCATCATTACTAAAACTAAAAGGAAGTAGGACATTAGTTTCCTCATATTTTAAGCACACCACCACTGGCAGTCTTGCTCTAACAAGGATTATACTCCAACAACCATAGAAATGTTAAAAGTTCCATCTGTACGTTCACTGACTTCCAATGCCAACACATTTTAGTTGGGCCATTTTTTGCGGCAAATTTTTCAGTCCATGATTATTAACACCACTGTTTTCTTACCTTTTACTCTTTGTGGTCATTTGTGAGTTGTAATAAGATTAGATGCAGTGTAGTTTCATGTGAGTAAGATGATAGTCTCTGGTAGCAAATCATTTACCCAGAAGCACAGTAATAATTTGTTTTCCTGTAGCACTCAAAAGGCCATAATTTTGCAAGGCGTGCAGTCAATAAGTTTATATCATTCTATCCATCCATAATGGTATTACAGAGATGTTCCTTGCTTGTTATGTGAACTTCCCGGACACTTCTGTCCACTTCATACCAAACCATTTCAATGGAATTACAATCAGGGCTTTGGAATGGCCACACCACATCTTTCAGTGCCTTCTGCTTTCTACTACTAAGATGGTAGTGTTCCTGGTCCATACGCCCTTCTGTTTTCATAGTGTTGCCAACTCCATCTCCTGTAAAACACCTCCAAACCATAATAGAACCCCCACCGTGTTTAAGTGTTGCTGGGCCACCCTTTCTCCTTCAGATTGATGAACAAATGTCCTTGTGGTACCAAAAATCTTGAATTTAGTTTCATCTATGAATAACACTTTCTTCCACTCTTCATGTgtccacttactatgtttcctagcCTATTCGAGTCTCTTCTTTATATTTACATGTTTCAGAAGGGGTTTTTCTTGCTGCTATATGCCATTTCAAGCCAAGCCAGCATCAGTCAGTCTCCTTTTCACTGTTGCAATAGATATGTTTTTCTTATTCATTTCTGCCAATTCTGCATAAGTGTGTGCTGCTGTTTTGAACCTGTTTCTCTTACTAGTAATTCTGATGCatttatcatcacttttagttgtttcACGAGGTCGTCTTGGTTATGGTGTATGCTACATGTTTTCTTCTGGTAGTGAAGGGTGTATTGCACTCCCCCTATAGCCATGCCCCATTGTTTCATAGATTGGAGCATAGATAAACCTGCTTTTCTGAGTGTCATTTGTTGATGACTCTCTCTGCACCTGGAATGATAATAAGGACGTGCACACTGTCAGCTGTCACTAAGGAACTGAAGTGCAGTAATCATTTAGTACACATTGTATCACTGCTTGAAGTTCACTGCAgacatgtccgccccagtagctgagtggtcagcgtgacggattgccgtcctccgggcccgggttcgattcccggctgggtcggagattttctccgctcagggactgggtgttgtgttgtgttcatcatcatttcatccccatccggcgtgcaggtcgcccaatgtggcgccgaatgtaatcagacctgcgccaaggcggccggacctgccccgcgaggggcctcccggccaatgacgccacacgctcatttccatttccattgcagaCATCACAACACTACAGGGAAAAACAGGGCAGTATGGAATATACCTTTGTTTGTCACACAGGTAAACAACCATATCAGTTCTGATAACTATTTTATATGTACATGACGCACTCCTGAATAATATTACATGATCACCAATGTTGTACTATTCCTTTGCTTACTCAGCCATAGTCATAGTATTATATGGTACCTATGGGGATTTAGATGTCGGTTGGTAGGTTTATTGAAATTAATGAGTGGTAGTGTACATTTTTTTCCTTCATATATTTTGCCTTCCAGAGATGATGTCCTTCCACATAGTTTATTTGTTATAACTCACTTTGCACACTGTGTTGTTCTGCAGTGGAAACGAGTGAGGAACAGATGGCATTCATGAAAAGAGAATTCAGATACTAATTAACTCTACATCTGATAtcaaatggcaaaagtaatatgTAACTTCGTTGTTGTAGTTACAGCATCAGTCGTTAACAGTAACTTTGAATGTTGAAACATACACAAATACCACAGGTGGTCAAAACAGTCAATCTTCAATAAAATTACTATTCATAGATCATGAGCcttggccactatgaaagtctgcgtatgttattcaactggcaaacacacaaaatggggtcaGTGCATGGATGTTCGAACTTAAGTGCACCTGCCACTGGAGCTCCAGAGAGATGATGCTTGCATGTCATTGAGAGTGGCATAATCATTCATCACACCACCCTCGCACCACAATGGTGGCTGTAGGAAACATACCTGCGTAACTGACGACAACCAGACAGCTGCCGATACTGCATTATCCATCCAGAAAGGGTGGACAGCAGAATTTTCTCAGTAAACATGTGACTTAGTGTCTTAGTATGACACAGACTTAACTTTGTGGCATAAGGACCTGCAGAAAACTGCCAGTTATCAATAAAACATCATATGCATGATGCATAAACGAAGATGATTGGACTACTGCTAGTAAATCTCTCCACAATACTGACAAAGTTGTAGGCCTCCTCTAGACAacaccttacacacacacatacacatgacaGTAAGGAGCTGCATGGTGTTTCAGAGTGATATGATCCCACTCGTTTCCCAAGCATGCATCAAAATTACGGCACCATCCATAATTCGCTCATTCTCTATGCTGTGGACAGACTAAATGTCATGATTGTAAGGTCAGAAATCACACAAAATATAGACAGGCCTGTAACTGTGTATGGAACTCATGGCATTTTTTAATGCTTGCTGCACAGTATGATGTCCATGACTTACTGTTGTCTCTTGTGTGGGCAGTGGAACATTCAAAATGTGGATAGTGCACTTAGATCCCATTGGTTTCAATTTGAGGCTGCTGTTTGCATCCGTGTGCCTCATCCTCGAGCAGTTTCACAGTTTGAAGAAAGAACATTATAAAAGTTCACAGTAAAGTCATTTTTTAAATCCTTTAGATACTGGCAATGATTTTGTAACACATCTTAGCTAGGCATCCTGTGTGTCAGCTGAACTGCCattgatacctctctctctctctctctctctctctctctctctctctctctctctctctctgtgtgtgtgtgtgtgtgtgtgtgtgtgtgtgtgtgtgtgtgtgtgtgtgtgtgtgaactggtgTTTTGTCAGGTGTAAACTTATTAAATTGccatattattatttctgttttacagtGTTGGACATAAATTGCACAGCCCTGCAGCTGAACGCAACAAAGAACCAATTCTCGAGGTGTTAATGCAGTACATTTTTAACAACAAAGCAAAGGAAGAAGCTCTGACAGTACTGGAAATAGCCTCAGGAACAGGCCAACACATTGTGTATTTTGCCCAATATTTTCCAGATGTGCAGTTTCAACCATCTGAATTTGAAGAAAGCTACATAAGAAGTATTGGAGCATACATTTCTGAGAGTGGTGTCCGCAATGTGCGTGACCCAATTGTAATCGATATACGTACTCCATATAGATTCTGGGCCTTTGGAGCATTCACAGAAAATTCTGTGTCTTTTGTTATCAACATCAATATGATCCACACAACTGAAAGTGAATGCACTGAACACCTATTCAAGAATGTACAGAAAGTTCTGAAACCTGGTGGTCTATTATTCCTGTATGGGCCTTTTGCATTTAATGGAGTTATAACTCCAGAGTCTAATGTTAGCTTTAATCAGAGATTAAGACAAGAGAATCCTGCATGGGGCCTAAGAGACGTAGAAGATCTGAATGTATTGGGATTTAAATATGGTTTGGCACTAATAGCAGCACACGATATGCCAGCTAATAATCACATGCTTGTGTGGAAGAAAAAGTAATTTCATTGGAGAGTGCTTTTCATTAACAAAATTTGTTCCACATTTATTTCAGTATTAATAAATAAGATGTTAAATGTCAGTTTGGTTGTTAACAATGCCAGAGTTGTTCCTGTGTAACAGTATTAGCTGACACTTAGTAGAATGTTGTGTTCTTAAAATAAGATTGTCCTGTTGCATGTATGGTTAATGGTTTGTGTTCTATGTTTGATTGATTGTTTAAAATTGTgaaataatagaaatatttgtgCTTTATACAGGTACTATATAATTTATGCAGATACTATAACTGCAGGTTTTCATTTGGTTTTGTGAAGCCATCTGTAAATGTCTGAGCAAAGTAGAAAAAGCAAAACTTTCAACTTTGTCATTCAGTAGCGGATATTGACCTGAAACTTAAAATCCATAAGAGAAACTGTCATGATACTTCCGATACATCTTCCAGACACAATGTACTCAAATCCCACTGATAAAGAATCAAATAATGAACTGCATAAACTCTGTGTAGCCCACAGgaaaagtttttcagatatttgcATTCTTTGAGTCTAACTATGAAATTTCTGAATGTTCAAATGAAACTGTATCCTTTGATCTCAAATAAATGTCTTTATTGTGACTGTAAGATTTCATTACTTTCAGCCTACATTTACCTCAATTTTTGACTCTGCATGCACATTAGTATTTCACAAAATATCAGATATCATATGGCAAGCTGGTACTAACAAACTGAAGAGACTCAGCAAGGTGGATAAAAGATGCAGAAGGGTTATTTAAAGGAAAGAAACAGGCTAACTATTGTCAATAGAGAAGATGAACTGGATGAAAAGGAGATGAGTGATGCAATACTATGGGAAGAATCTGATGAAGGATTGAAAGAAGTTGAAAGGcacatggaattgatgacattccatcagaattattaaTATCCTtatgagaaaaattaaaaaactgttacacctgataatAAGGGTATACAAGATATGTCAAATACCCCCAGActtaaagaaaaatatgttaatgattaatggaaaatatcatataaagatgtgaaacaaatactaacaaagagatagaggggctggccagtacttacctcagctcagtacagccgatagatacacaaaaaacagaactgaaaatttacgttcctagctttcggaacaaatgttccttcatcagggaggagagaggggaaagaaagggaagaagggaaagtagattcagttactcacaacccaggttatgaagcaacagggaaaggaaaacagggagggtagcaaggatggaggcatggttgtcagagggaagccaaagatattctactgtcagtagtatatctttggcttccctctgacaaccatgcctccatccttgctaccctccctgttttcctttccctgttgcttcataacctgggttgtgagtaactgaatctactttcccttcttccctttctttcccctctctcctccctgatgaaggaacatttgttccaaaagctaggaacgtaaattttcggttctgtttttcgtgtatctatcagctgtactgagctgaggtaagtactggccagcccctctatctctttgttagaaaAAATATGTTACCAATACCAAAGGTCAGTGTTGAGAGATAGGAGCGCTATTGAACTACCATCATGTTTGTATATCATCAGAAGGATATATAGACTGACAGAAGATAACTTTGTGTTCTGGAGAATCGTAAGAGTGTATAGAGTGGTACTGACACTATGACaaacttagaagataggttgataAAATTCAAACCTACATTTCACAGCACTTGCAGATGTACAAAAAGGAAAGCCATTTACAGTGTTGGCTGGAATGCACTCTTTAGAATTTTTTGAAGTGGTCGGTGTAAAAAGGTATCAAAGGTTATCTACAAACATCAGACTGCAGATCTTTAATCAGACTGCAGTTACGAGTTGAAGTTCACAAAAGGGATACAATAATTGAGATGGAAGTAAGATGAGATTGATTACTACCGCCCCAAAAAGAAACCAAGGAggaatttagaaagggaattaaagtttaaggataagaaaaacaactgagatttgcagatgaaattgtaattctgtcaaaaacgGTGCAGCACTTGGAAGATTAGTTGAGCAggatggatagtgtcatgaaaacAGGTTATGAAATGgacatggaaaaaaatgaaaaaaggtaaCTGAGTATAGCCGCATTAAGTCAGATGTTGCTGCAAGGATTAAGTTAGGAAATCAGATGTTCAAAAGGAGTAGATGAAATTTCCTATTTGAACAAGAAGATAAATAATGTTGGGAAAAGTGAAGAACATTTAAAATATAACTATCAATAGTATGAATAACTTTCCTAAAAAAGAAATACATGTACATctaatttaagttttaggaagcatTTATCTGAAATGTAACAGTGTATGGAAGCAAAATATGCACGATATCGTTTGATCATTATCTCATTTCATTTGGATACTGAATGTGGAAAAGATTTTCTATAGATATTGTCTGATGTGACACACGTAACGTCACAGTAAGTTAGAACAAATCTGGGTGAACTTTCTGTTCAGCTTCAAAGACAACTTCATCTCCCAATCATTCATCAGGCTGGCAGTAGCTGCCATGCAGCATTTAGCCACAAAGGCTTCCGCATACATGTGTTACTTGATTTTGTCATGGCATTAGACACACTTTGATTTGATACAAACTGTGCACCCGAGGACTGTCTTGCAGATGATGAAGCTCATGACTTTACAAAGTGCTCAGGAAGGAGTGTAAAAGCCTACACAACAATAGCAAGAAATTCAATGAAATCCTACTGCCAAATATGTAGGGTAATCCTAGACCAGTGCACCATCTGTAGATCTCATATGAGAGCACAAGGAAGTAAACAAGTATCTGGGTGCACCAGACATATCCCATACTAAATATAAACAGTAGCCTCTGCAGTGTTAggtgtaaaaatttattgtagcttACTTAGAACTGTGGTAAAATGTGCGGTCATTCATGTGGGGGTTACGCCGCTAAAACTTGCATACAGATATTGCAAGAAACATAAAAAAAGGGCCTAGGAAGACTATTGCACCTCTCAatcagtggtacagggtgccctccgctgtgcactgtacggtggcttgtggagtatttatgtagatgtagatataatggactaccacagtggtcacggttattatctatAAGGATGCTGTATACAAATTAACCAGTTAGTAAGTACTGTAAAACAGAATGCTATTTGTGATAAGATAATATGAAAGGGGattctcttattcgtgattaataagttagcttcataAAATGTAGGTACGAAGCTGAGCATCCATCATGAccttttgcctatgatagttaaaTCTCTTTTATGATAAAATTTTCTACAAACAGTAAGTTTTAGCGCAATATCAGTACACAGTGTCAGAAGCTGGTTAATCAGCCTCTCTAACGATACCTCGCTCATCCCTTTACA
It encodes the following:
- the LOC126185066 gene encoding methyltransferase-like 26, yielding MDRMSCVGHKLHSPAAERNKEPILEVLMQYIFNNKAKEEALTVLEIASGTGQHIVYFAQYFPDVQFQPSEFEESYIRSIGAYISESGVRNVRDPIVIDIRTPYRFWAFGAFTENSVSFVININMIHTTESECTEHLFKNVQKVLKPGGLLFLYGPFAFNGVITPESNVSFNQRLRQENPAWGLRDVEDLNVLGFKYGLALIAAHDMPANNHMLVWKKK